The sequence CAAAGCCACAggacctcctcctcttcctcgtccgCCTCTTCTGTCGCCTCCGGGACGGCGTGGCGACATCaggagcagcaacagcagtGCTCCTGCGGGACAACGCGGCGCCGCGGGCTCCTCCGCTCCCCGCAGGTGACGTGCAAAGCAGCCTCCGCCATCCTGGTCAAGACGCTGCGATTCGTCAAGAACGTGCCGTGCTTCAGGGAGCTGCCCGAGGATGAGCAGGTGGTCCTGATCCGGAGCGGCTGGGCGCCCCTGTTGGTGCTCGGGTTGGCCCAGGACCGCGTGGACTTTGAGACCACGGAGACTGTGGAGCCGAGCATGCTGCAGCGGATTCTCACTGGGGCACCCCAAAGTCAGAGCGAATCGGCGCCGGTGACTGTGGCCGACCCAAGTCGAGGGGCTGGAGCCGGCGTGTCGTTGGCCGACATCGAAACCATTAAAGGCTTCTTGAAGAAGTGCTGGAGTGTTGACATCAGCACCAAGGAGTACGCCTATCTGAAGGGAGCCGTGCTCTTCAACCCGGGTACGTCCGTCAGCCCCATGGGGCTCAAAACTTGGGGCAGCCCAAAGAAATAACGGGGTCGCTCGTCACCTGGAAGTTCATATTTATGTCAAAAGTATTGTTAGAGTAATCGGAATTTCAGCTACACATTTGCTCCCATTTTAAAAGCAGCAGCGAAATACATAATGCAGGAATtcgaaatgcatttttatttgattttgttataaatatatttcatttcttaTACTTTTAAAACTA comes from Syngnathus acus chromosome 21, fSynAcu1.2, whole genome shotgun sequence and encodes:
- the nr0b1 gene encoding nuclear receptor subfamily 0 group B member 1: MATTLEGCRCRGASLRGNSRSNCSSGSHSHSSNSNSSSILYSILKSDREEQQQHQTLHNLLQSHRTSSSSSSASSVASGTAWRHQEQQQQCSCGTTRRRGLLRSPQVTCKAASAILVKTLRFVKNVPCFRELPEDEQVVLIRSGWAPLLVLGLAQDRVDFETTETVEPSMLQRILTGAPQSQSESAPVTVADPSRGAGAGVSLADIETIKGFLKKCWSVDISTKEYAYLKGAVLFNPDLEGLRCLPYIQSLRREAHQALNEHVRLIHREDATRFAKLLIALSMLRSISPSVVAQLFFKPIIGSVNIEEVLMEMFYGK